In Sander vitreus isolate 19-12246 chromosome 12, sanVit1, whole genome shotgun sequence, the following proteins share a genomic window:
- the LOC144526136 gene encoding LOW QUALITY PROTEIN: SLAM family member 6-like (The sequence of the model RefSeq protein was modified relative to this genomic sequence to represent the inferred CDS: deleted 1 base in 1 codon), which translates to MELVVLLCAVSLLHSCEAQEPSAETPVFVQKGEDVLLNVTIANVAKEDTVTWKFNKTVNLVRFLPDKEPKVSDNYSGRIELLVKYSVKLKNLQEADSGVYTVIVSGDTDQQITGYKITVQNPVSPVNLSVDSVSSSSDWCNLTVSCRTQDSHINSTFRCDTHTCSQEGGERPQVTPSAADLHVYLSNGSIICNHSNQVSWTKDMKTIKNVCRHAGPEIVSAGLSVCLLKTAVFSVGLIIMVAAVITVHLMEKLKKHK; encoded by the exons ATGGAGCTGGTTGTACTTCTCTGTGCCGTTTctctgctgcattcatgtgaagCACAAG AGCCCAGTGCTGAGACTCCTGTGTTTGTGCAGAAGGGAGAGGATGTGCTTCTGAATGTCACAATAGCTAATGTTGCTAAAGAAGATACTGTTACCTGGAAATTCAATAAAACAGTTAATTTAGTACGATTTTTACCTGATAAAGAACCA AAAGTCTCTGATAATTACTCTGGAAGGATTGAGTTGCTTGTGAAATACTCTGTGAAATTGAAGAATCTACAAGAGGCAGACAGTGGAGTTTATACTGTAATAGTGTCTGGGGATACAGATCAACAAATAACTGGATACAAGATCACAGTCCAAA ATCCAGTGTCTCCAGTTAATCTGTCAGTGGACTCTGTGTCCAGCAGCTCAGACTGGTGTAACCTGACAGTGAGCTGCAGAACACAGGACTCTCACATTAACAGCACCTTTAGATGTGACACCCACACCTGCAgtcaggagggaggagagagaccaCAGGTCACACCCTCTGCTGCTGATCTCCATGTCTACCTGTCCAATGGCTCCATCATATGTAACCATAGCAACCAGGTCAGCTGGACCAAGGacatgaaaacaataaaaaatgtctgCCGACATGCTG GTCCAGAGATTGTCTCTGCtggtctctctgtgtgcctgcTGAAGACAGCCGTGTTCTCCGTTGGTCTGATCATCATGGTGGCTGCTGTCATCACTGTTCACCTCATGGAGAAGCTCAAGaagcacaaataa
- the LOC144526659 gene encoding uncharacterized protein LOC144526659 — translation MFLKASPPSDPVSPVKSVDSVSSSSDWCNLTVSCRAQNSHINSTFRCLNHTCSQEEGERPQVTPSAADLHVYLSNGSIICNYSNQYDFYLIKNQKSLIITLEGLSCLRHTPVYTAVVSEDTEQQITGYKITVQDPVSPVKLSVDSVSSSSDWCNLTVSCRAQDSHINSTFRCDTHTCSQEGGERPQVTPSAELHVHVSNGSIICNHSNQVSWKKDMKTIEKCLPTCCS, via the exons ATGTTTCTAAAAGCTTCTCCCCCCTCAGATCCAGTGTCTCCAGTTAAGTCAGTGGACTCTGTGTCCAGCAGCTCAGACTGGTGTAACCTGACAGTGAGCTGCAGAGCACAGAACTCTCACATTAACAGCACCTTTAGATGTCTCAACCACACCTGCAGtcaggaggaaggagagagaccACAGGTCACACCCTCTGCTGCTGATCTCCATGTCTACCTATCCAATGGCTCCATCATCTGTAACTATAGCAACCAG TACGATTTTTACCTGATAAAGAACCAAAAATCTCTGATAATTACTCTGGAAGGATTAAGTTGCTTGAGACATACTCCAGTTTATACTGCAGTAGTGTCTGAGGATACAGAACAACAAATAACTGGATACAAGATCACAGTCCAAG ATCCAGTGTCTCCAGTTAAACTGTCAGTGGACTCTGTGTCCAGCAGCTCAGACTGGTGTAACCTGACAGTGAGCTGCAGAGCACAGGACTCTCACATTAACAGCACCTTTAGATGTGACACCCACACCTGCAgtcaggagggaggagagagaccaCAGGTCACACCCTCTGCTGAGCTCCATGTCCACGTGTCCAATGGCTCCATCATATGTAACCATAGCAACCAGGTCAGCTGGAAAAAGGACATGAAAACAATTGAAAAATGTCTGCCGACATGCTG ttcCTGA